A window of the Streptomyces sp. NBC_00454 genome harbors these coding sequences:
- a CDS encoding AAA family ATPase has product MITTLAVENYRSLRRLIVDLGRLTVVTGANGTGKSSLYRSLRLLADSARGGAIAALAREGGLPSTLWAGPEKTGRGVREGRYAVQPTVRSEPVGLRLGFSGDEFGYAVDFGHPAPVPGSLFALDPEIKRECTWSGPVLRPAALLSDRAGPAVRTRTADGGWHRTQGALRPYDSMLSELADPQLAPDLLHLRELIRSWRFYDHVRTDADAPARSPRVGTRTPVLAADGSDLPAALQTIREIGDHEALDTAVEAAFPGSRVAIAERDGRFELELHQHGLLRPLGAAELSDGTLRYLLWTAALLTPRPPALMVLNEPETSLHPDLLGPLSDLILTVARDTQTVVVTHAAPLADALAAGTRRHRVDLRTITLVKDFGQTEVEGREGPLDEPLWYWPKR; this is encoded by the coding sequence GTGATCACGACGCTCGCGGTCGAAAACTACCGCTCCCTGCGCAGGCTGATCGTCGACCTCGGCCGCCTCACCGTCGTGACGGGCGCCAACGGCACGGGCAAGTCCAGCCTCTACCGCTCCCTGCGGCTGCTCGCCGACTCCGCGCGGGGCGGCGCGATCGCCGCGCTGGCCCGGGAGGGCGGGCTGCCCTCCACGCTGTGGGCCGGGCCGGAGAAGACCGGGCGGGGGGTGCGGGAGGGGCGGTACGCCGTCCAGCCGACGGTCCGCTCCGAACCGGTGGGCCTGCGCCTCGGCTTCTCCGGGGACGAGTTCGGGTACGCCGTGGACTTCGGCCATCCGGCGCCGGTGCCCGGCTCCCTCTTCGCCCTGGACCCCGAGATCAAGCGGGAGTGCACCTGGAGCGGGCCGGTCCTGCGCCCGGCCGCGCTCCTCTCGGACCGGGCCGGGCCCGCCGTGCGGACCCGGACGGCCGACGGGGGCTGGCACCGTACCCAGGGCGCCCTGCGCCCGTACGACTCCATGCTCAGCGAGCTCGCCGACCCCCAGCTGGCCCCCGACCTCCTGCACCTGCGCGAGCTGATCCGGTCCTGGCGGTTCTACGACCATGTGCGCACCGACGCCGACGCCCCGGCCCGCAGCCCGCGCGTGGGGACCCGTACGCCCGTACTCGCCGCGGACGGCTCCGATCTGCCGGCCGCGCTCCAGACGATCCGGGAGATCGGCGACCACGAGGCCCTGGACACCGCCGTCGAAGCGGCCTTCCCGGGCAGCCGCGTGGCGATCGCGGAGCGGGACGGCCGCTTCGAACTGGAGCTCCACCAGCACGGGCTGCTGCGCCCGCTGGGCGCGGCGGAACTCTCCGACGGGACACTGCGTTATCTGCTGTGGACGGCAGCCCTGCTGACCCCGCGACCGCCCGCCCTGATGGTGCTCAACGAGCCGGAGACCAGCCTCCATCCGGATCTGCTGGGCCCCCTCTCCGACCTGATCCTGACGGTGGCCCGGGACACCCAGACGGTGGTGGTCACGCACGCCGCCCCGCTGGCCGACGCCCTGGCCGCGGGCACCCGCCGGCACCGGGTGGACCTGCGGACGATCACCCTGGTCAAGGACTTCGGCCAGACCGAGGTCGAGGGCCGCGAAGGCCCGCTGGACGAGCCGCTCTGGTACTGGCCGAAGCGCTAG
- a CDS encoding vanadium-dependent haloperoxidase, translating to MTVKPSRSALFALGSALVLSATALALPSAAQAAPAADGGAVVREWYDTTEQTVAAAGAPTQVTNSRTWAISWLAAARAAGEAPGGRDRAAFQDAAVASAVHDSLVVLAPTRKAELDSALAATLGRIPDGRAEDRGVAAGARQAELALASRQGDGLDPASVNAPYAVQPAAPGVWQPTPDGYAPAAQYGNRVARLFLLDSPDQYRIGPPPALDSRRYRADLAEVRAYGAAGSTVRSARQTETATFWYGSSLTLYTEPLRVAVTRSHGSVAERAGLIGLFHAALVDTQIATSDSKYAYTRWRPVTAIRTGAIDPDPAWTPLHQTPAHPDYPSGHNTYAGAAEVILDALAGPRTAPFSVTSPTAPGVRRTYTSWEQLTRDNVEARILSGIHTRSADEAGVTLGKAVGRHALRGADRLLAPLG from the coding sequence ATGACCGTGAAGCCGTCCCGTTCCGCCCTGTTCGCCCTGGGCTCCGCCTTGGTGTTGTCCGCCACGGCCCTCGCCCTCCCGTCCGCCGCCCAGGCCGCGCCCGCCGCCGACGGCGGGGCCGTCGTCCGCGAGTGGTACGACACCACCGAGCAGACCGTCGCCGCCGCCGGCGCGCCCACCCAGGTCACCAACAGCCGGACCTGGGCCATCAGTTGGCTCGCCGCCGCCCGCGCCGCCGGGGAGGCGCCCGGCGGTCGCGACCGGGCCGCCTTCCAGGACGCCGCCGTCGCCTCCGCCGTCCACGACTCCCTCGTCGTCCTCGCGCCCACCCGCAAGGCGGAGCTCGACTCGGCGCTCGCCGCCACCCTCGGCCGGATCCCCGACGGCCGCGCCGAGGACCGGGGCGTCGCCGCCGGGGCGCGGCAGGCGGAGCTCGCGCTCGCCTCCCGCCAGGGCGACGGCCTCGACCCCGCCTCCGTGAACGCGCCGTACGCCGTGCAGCCCGCCGCGCCCGGCGTATGGCAGCCGACGCCCGATGGCTACGCCCCCGCCGCGCAGTACGGCAACCGCGTGGCCCGGCTGTTCCTGCTCGACTCCCCGGACCAGTACCGGATCGGCCCGCCGCCCGCGCTGGACTCCCGCCGCTACCGGGCCGACCTCGCCGAGGTGCGCGCGTACGGAGCCGCCGGCTCCACCGTCCGCAGCGCGCGCCAGACCGAGACCGCCACCTTCTGGTACGGCTCCTCGCTGACCCTGTACACCGAGCCGCTGCGCGTCGCCGTGACCCGCTCGCACGGTTCGGTCGCCGAACGGGCGGGGCTGATAGGGCTGTTCCACGCCGCCCTGGTGGACACGCAGATCGCCACCTCCGACAGCAAGTACGCGTACACCCGCTGGCGTCCGGTCACCGCGATCCGGACCGGGGCGATCGACCCCGACCCGGCCTGGACCCCGCTCCACCAGACCCCGGCCCACCCCGACTACCCCAGCGGCCACAACACCTACGCCGGAGCGGCCGAGGTGATCCTGGACGCCCTCGCGGGACCCCGTACCGCCCCGTTCTCCGTGACCAGCCCGACGGCGCCCGGCGTACGGCGCACGTACACGAGCTGGGAGCAGCTGACGCGCGACAACGTCGAAGCGCGGATCCTCTCGGGCATCCACACCCGCTCCGCCGACGAGGCGGGGGTCACCCTCGGCAAGGCCGTCGGCCGCCACGCCCTGCGCGGCGCCGACCGACTGCTCGCACCCCTCGGATAA
- a CDS encoding SDR family NAD(P)-dependent oxidoreductase — MNRFTGKTVLVTGAGSGLGRAIALAFAAEGASVVAAGRTAATLDETVGLIAAAGGTAAAVTADVTDSGSLQHLVREGVARFGGLDVAVNNAGILRGTVPVGEVSEEDWEAVLRTNVTGVWLAMKHEIAHMKENGGGVIVNISSNLGAHVRIPNAAAYITSKAAVSALTRAAALDHIHQGIRINAVSPGASAGPMSLRSGESEADRAERVKTENPLGRIAEAEEVAAAVLYLASPEAGAVVGTDLVIDSGSSA; from the coding sequence ATGAACCGCTTCACCGGCAAGACCGTCCTCGTCACCGGCGCGGGCTCCGGCCTCGGCCGCGCGATCGCGCTCGCCTTCGCCGCCGAAGGCGCGTCCGTGGTCGCCGCGGGACGCACCGCGGCCACCCTGGACGAGACGGTCGGCCTCATCGCGGCGGCCGGCGGCACGGCCGCCGCGGTCACCGCCGACGTCACCGACTCCGGCAGCCTCCAGCACCTCGTGCGCGAGGGCGTGGCCCGCTTCGGCGGACTGGACGTCGCGGTCAACAACGCCGGAATACTGCGCGGCACCGTACCCGTCGGCGAGGTGAGCGAGGAGGACTGGGAAGCGGTGCTGCGGACCAATGTCACCGGCGTCTGGCTGGCCATGAAGCACGAGATCGCGCACATGAAGGAGAACGGCGGGGGCGTCATCGTCAACATCTCCTCCAACCTGGGCGCGCACGTGCGGATCCCGAACGCCGCCGCCTACATCACCTCGAAGGCCGCGGTCTCCGCCCTGACCCGCGCCGCCGCCCTCGACCACATCCACCAGGGCATCCGCATCAACGCGGTCAGCCCCGGCGCCTCCGCCGGCCCCATGTCGCTGCGGTCCGGGGAGAGCGAGGCCGACCGCGCCGAGCGGGTGAAGACGGAGAACCCGCTCGGCCGGATCGCGGAGGCCGAGGAAGTGGCGGCCGCGGTGCTCTACCTCGCCTCGCCCGAGGCCGGCGCGGTAGTGGGCACCGACCTGGTCATCGACAGCGGATCCTCGGCCTGA
- a CDS encoding TetR/AcrR family transcriptional regulator — MARTKEFDPDAALQSAVELFWRRGYEATSLADLVEHLGIGRASIYATFGSKHELYLKAMDRYAEAHNPPLLAELSQPGPALPAVRALVRRFAAEAGSPEGRLIGCFFTNTAAELGPHDPAAARRVEIGWDRVETPLHSALVRAQAQGELPADRDPRALARMLLVLMQGLRVVGKASSDPARVRDAAEQALALLD, encoded by the coding sequence GTGGCCAGGACCAAGGAATTCGATCCCGACGCCGCGCTCCAGTCGGCCGTCGAGCTGTTCTGGCGGCGCGGCTACGAAGCGACGTCGCTGGCGGACCTCGTCGAGCACCTGGGCATCGGCCGCGCCAGCATCTACGCGACCTTCGGCAGCAAGCACGAGCTGTACCTGAAGGCCATGGACCGGTACGCCGAGGCGCACAACCCGCCGCTCCTGGCCGAGCTGTCCCAGCCGGGCCCCGCACTGCCCGCGGTGCGGGCGCTGGTGCGCCGCTTCGCCGCGGAAGCCGGCTCCCCGGAGGGGCGGCTGATCGGCTGCTTCTTCACCAACACCGCGGCGGAGCTGGGCCCGCACGACCCTGCGGCGGCCCGCCGGGTCGAGATCGGCTGGGACCGCGTCGAGACCCCGCTGCACTCCGCGCTCGTGCGGGCCCAGGCCCAGGGAGAGCTTCCGGCGGATCGGGATCCGCGTGCCCTGGCCCGCATGCTGCTCGTCCTGATGCAGGGCCTGCGGGTCGTCGGCAAGGCCTCGAGCGACCCCGCCCGAGTGCGGGACGCGGCCGAGCAGGCGCTGGCCCTGCTGGACTGA